From a region of the Triticum aestivum cultivar Chinese Spring chromosome 7D, IWGSC CS RefSeq v2.1, whole genome shotgun sequence genome:
- the LOC123168432 gene encoding uncharacterized protein isoform X3, whose translation MDRQGNGDPGDDESATTSWEVGGGSEAGAEVTGVTRGSEPEAEGVPGGVLVGVTAGSVTKPSKVGGGSKAQAEASSKAGGGSVAGADGEGSSASFAAEGMGVPLVLTAAEMAAQGFDIGVDIVLAGMEQYVDPVAYAEFEEVMLAADNLRFAQNSRQVPPADTFQPVNENEVNVDPDAEAEFDAMILAANNLRFAQQLRQVPPADTFQLENENEDERVHTNQSGSSLYQGIHNDTLYGSSISQQIHSDTLHGSPIPQGGDNNTLHGSCIPQGGDNDRASATWFKLKVPSAFQGRRPRRGVEVEQTSEPGGETSACLVDRYCAFSSPDQGPFPLGPLAQTFFSARIKAGGIHTHMW comes from the exons ATGGATCGTCAGGGGAACGGGGATCCGGGGGACGACGAGTCGGCGACGACGTCCTGGGAGGTGGGCGGGGGCTCCGAGGCCGGGGCGGAGGTGACGGGGGTTACCCGGGGCTCCGAGCCTGAGGCGGAGGGGGTCCCGGGTGGCGTCCTGGTGGGGGTGACCGCGGGCTCGGTGACCAAGCCGTCCAAGGTGGGTGGAGGctccaaggcccaggcggaggcgtcTTCCAAGGCGGGCGGGGGCTCCGTGGCCGGGGCGGATGGGGAGGGGTCCTCTGctagcttcgcggcggaggggatGGGGGTACCTCTGGTCCTGACGGCGGCGGAGATGGCCGCTCAGGGCTTCGACATCGGCGTCGACATCGTGCTGGCAGGCATGGAACAGTATGTGGATCCGGTCGCCTATGCAGAGTTCGAGGAGGTGATGCTGGCCGCCGACAACCTCCGATTTGCTCAAAATTCGCGCCAG GTACCCCCTGCTGATACCTTCCAGCCTGTAAATGAAAATGAGGTAAATGTGGATCCGGACGCCGAGGCAGAGTTCGACGCGATGATTCTGGCCGCCAACAACCTCCGATTTGCTCAACAGTTGCGCCAG GTACCCCCTGCTGATACCTTCCAGCTTGAAAATGAAAATGAG GATGAAAGGGTTCACACCAATCAATCTGGCTCTTCACTGTATCAGGGAATTCATAATGATACACTATATGGATCTTCCATATCTCAGCAGATTCATAGTGATACTTTACATGGTTCTCCAATACCTCAGGGGGGTGATAATAATACATTACATGGATCTTGCATTCCTCAGGGGGGTGATAATGATCGTGCATCTGCAACTTGGTTCAAACTTAAGGTCCCTAGTGCGTTCCAAG GCAGGCGGCCGAGGCGAGGCGTCGAAGTCGAACAGACAAGCGAACCAGGAGGCGAGACGTCCGCGTGCCTGGTCGATCGATACTGTGCCTTTTCCTCTCCCGATCAGGGGCCTTTTCCGCTGGGCCCTTTAGCACAAACCTTTTTTTCAGCCCGTATAAAAGCAGGAGGTATA
- the LOC123168432 gene encoding uncharacterized protein isoform X5, with amino-acid sequence MDRQGNGDPGDDESATTSWEVGGGSEAGAEVTGVTRGSEPEAEGVPGGVLVGVTAGSVTKPSKVGGGSKAQAEASSKAGGGSVAGADGEGSSASFAAEGMGVPLVLTAAEMAAQGFDIGVDIVLAGMEQYVDPVAYAEFEEVMLAADNLRFAQNSRQVPPADTFQPVNENEVNVDPDAEAEFDAMILAANNLRFAQQLRQVPPADTFQLENENEDERVHTNQSGSSLYQGIHNDTLYGSSISQQIHSDTLHGSPIPQGGDNNTLHGSCIPQGGDNDRASATWFKLKVPSAFQELPNLSAPAT; translated from the exons ATGGATCGTCAGGGGAACGGGGATCCGGGGGACGACGAGTCGGCGACGACGTCCTGGGAGGTGGGCGGGGGCTCCGAGGCCGGGGCGGAGGTGACGGGGGTTACCCGGGGCTCCGAGCCTGAGGCGGAGGGGGTCCCGGGTGGCGTCCTGGTGGGGGTGACCGCGGGCTCGGTGACCAAGCCGTCCAAGGTGGGTGGAGGctccaaggcccaggcggaggcgtcTTCCAAGGCGGGCGGGGGCTCCGTGGCCGGGGCGGATGGGGAGGGGTCCTCTGctagcttcgcggcggaggggatGGGGGTACCTCTGGTCCTGACGGCGGCGGAGATGGCCGCTCAGGGCTTCGACATCGGCGTCGACATCGTGCTGGCAGGCATGGAACAGTATGTGGATCCGGTCGCCTATGCAGAGTTCGAGGAGGTGATGCTGGCCGCCGACAACCTCCGATTTGCTCAAAATTCGCGCCAG GTACCCCCTGCTGATACCTTCCAGCCTGTAAATGAAAATGAGGTAAATGTGGATCCGGACGCCGAGGCAGAGTTCGACGCGATGATTCTGGCCGCCAACAACCTCCGATTTGCTCAACAGTTGCGCCAG GTACCCCCTGCTGATACCTTCCAGCTTGAAAATGAAAATGAG GATGAAAGGGTTCACACCAATCAATCTGGCTCTTCACTGTATCAGGGAATTCATAATGATACACTATATGGATCTTCCATATCTCAGCAGATTCATAGTGATACTTTACATGGTTCTCCAATACCTCAGGGGGGTGATAATAATACATTACATGGATCTTGCATTCCTCAGGGGGGTGATAATGATCGTGCATCTGCAACTTGGTTCAAACTTAAGGTCCCTAGTGCGTTCCAAG
- the LOC123168432 gene encoding uncharacterized protein isoform X4: MDRQGNGDPGDDESATTSWEVGGGSEAGAEVTGVTRGSEPEAEGVPGGVLVGVTAGSVTKPSKVGGGSKAQAEASSKAGGGSVAGADGEGSSASFAAEGMGVPLVLTAAEMAAQGFDIGVDIVLAGMEQYVDPVAYAEFEEVMLAADNLRFAQNSRQVPPADTFQPVNENEVNVDPDAEAEFDAMILAANNLRFAQQLRQVPPADTFQLENENEDERVHTNQSGSSLYQGIHNDTLYGSSISQQIHSDTLHGSPIPQGGDNNTLHGSCIPQGGDNDRASATWFKLKVPSAFQGLRRYHKQILHQRKFME; the protein is encoded by the exons ATGGATCGTCAGGGGAACGGGGATCCGGGGGACGACGAGTCGGCGACGACGTCCTGGGAGGTGGGCGGGGGCTCCGAGGCCGGGGCGGAGGTGACGGGGGTTACCCGGGGCTCCGAGCCTGAGGCGGAGGGGGTCCCGGGTGGCGTCCTGGTGGGGGTGACCGCGGGCTCGGTGACCAAGCCGTCCAAGGTGGGTGGAGGctccaaggcccaggcggaggcgtcTTCCAAGGCGGGCGGGGGCTCCGTGGCCGGGGCGGATGGGGAGGGGTCCTCTGctagcttcgcggcggaggggatGGGGGTACCTCTGGTCCTGACGGCGGCGGAGATGGCCGCTCAGGGCTTCGACATCGGCGTCGACATCGTGCTGGCAGGCATGGAACAGTATGTGGATCCGGTCGCCTATGCAGAGTTCGAGGAGGTGATGCTGGCCGCCGACAACCTCCGATTTGCTCAAAATTCGCGCCAG GTACCCCCTGCTGATACCTTCCAGCCTGTAAATGAAAATGAGGTAAATGTGGATCCGGACGCCGAGGCAGAGTTCGACGCGATGATTCTGGCCGCCAACAACCTCCGATTTGCTCAACAGTTGCGCCAG GTACCCCCTGCTGATACCTTCCAGCTTGAAAATGAAAATGAG GATGAAAGGGTTCACACCAATCAATCTGGCTCTTCACTGTATCAGGGAATTCATAATGATACACTATATGGATCTTCCATATCTCAGCAGATTCATAGTGATACTTTACATGGTTCTCCAATACCTCAGGGGGGTGATAATAATACATTACATGGATCTTGCATTCCTCAGGGGGGTGATAATGATCGTGCATCTGCAACTTGGTTCAAACTTAAGGTCCCTAGTGCGTTCCAAG